The Argiope bruennichi chromosome 9, qqArgBrue1.1, whole genome shotgun sequence genome contains a region encoding:
- the LOC129984405 gene encoding LIM domain kinase 1-like isoform X1, with amino-acid sequence MPICAGCYENIDDEECVQACNKDWHSTCFKCTVCQQQVIGTFFEKDSLIYCQKDYWNKFGEECHGCRQFISGPVMVAGDHKFHPECFKCDNCRNYIGDGESFALVERSRLYCAACYKQQMAPISQRLPFTKEPHSIKLVEIPADSETSNKKVKISVGCCQNQKLQHGFHELHISDVVLNKDLMSLHIGDRILEVNGKPLQNNSLEEIKKLIQTRDKPVQLTVEHEPAVLIRSQSMNFSSLLDSSQFLSSNAHALPKCSLSHRPAEQRLRRSASLPRSFIRDFKSSKAQQHDFTRTRSFRILPKNQQIFRPSDLVLGKLLGRGFFGQAFLVTHRHSGQEMVMKELYRLDEEAQQNFVKEIAVLRSLQHRNVLRFVGVLYKDKKLHLLTEYISGGTLQDYIHDSSIEISWLQRINFSKDIAAGMAYLHSKNIIHRDLNSNNCLVRKDKSVVVADFGLARVMLDKQIPRKDSGGPIRRPERKKRYTVVGNPYWMAPEMMTHKKYDERVDIFSFGIILCEIIGRVPADPDYLPRSSDFGLNVPAFKEKFCSGCPEAFSEIAFKCCDIYPEKRPVFTVLKEWLEVMSVHLTVKNELPSELVNAICNFNSQSESNDESSPEVFLSPPYPLLRTLSEQGACRLSIDKSASIIEL; translated from the exons tttgaaaaagacAGTCTTATTTATTGTCAAAAAGATTATTGGAATAAGTTTGGGGAAGAGTGCCATGGTTGCAGACAGTTTATTTCAGGCCCTGTTATG GTAGCAGGAGACCATAAATTTCATCCTGAATGCTTTAAATGTGATAATTGCAGAAACTATATTGGAGATGGGGAATCTTTTGCATTGGTCGAAAGGTCCCGATTGTACTG tgcagCATGCTATAAGCAACAAATGGCTCCAATATCCCAAAGATTGCCATTCACTAAAGAACCTCATAGTATCAAACTAGTAGAAATTCCTGCAGATTCTGAAACttctaataaaaaagtgaaaatatctgTTGGTTGCTGCCAGAATCAAAAGCTGCAGCATGGATTTCACGAACTTCATATATCAGA tgTGGTTTTAAATAAAGATCTGATGTCTCTTCATATTGGTGATCGTATACTAGAAGTAAATGGCAAACCTCTACAAAACAACTCCTTAGAAGAG ATAAAGAAATTGATACAGACACGTGATAAACCTGTTCAGTTGACTGTTGAACATGAACCAGCAGTGTTAATTCGTTCCCAATCCATGAATTTTTCCTCACTTTTGGATTCTTCTCAGTTCCTATCTTCAAATGCACATGCACTACCCAAATGCTCTTTATCTCACAGACCAGCTGAACAGAGATTGCGTAGATCTGCATCACTGCCTAGGTCATTTATAAG AGACTTCAAGTCTTCTAAAGCACAGCAGCACGATTTTACCAGGACTCGCTCATTTAGGATACTACCAAAGAATCAACAGATATTTCGTCCATCTGATTTggttttaggaaaattattagGAAGGGGCTTTTTTGGTCAAGCTTTCTTG GTTACTCATCGACACTCAGGGCAAGAAATGGTGATGAAGGAACTTTATCGTCTTGATGAAGAAGCCcagcaaaattttgtaaaagagatAGCCGTTCTTCGATCTTTACAACATCGGAATGTTTTGCGTTTTGTAGGTGTTTTGTACAAAGACAAGAAGTTGCATCTTTTAACAGAATATATATCTGGTGGCACATTACAGGATTATATTCATGACTCTTCTATTGAAATATCCTGGTTACaaagaatcaatttttcaaaagatattgcTGCTGGAATG gcttatttacattcaaaaaatattattcacagaGACTTGAATTCTAATAACTGCTTAGTGAGAAAA GATAAAAGTGTGGTTGTTGCTGATTTTGGTTTGGCTCGTGTTATGTTAGATAAACAAATTCCTCGAAAAGATAGTGGAGGTCCAATTCGCCGTCCAGAACGGAAAAAGCGATATACTGTAGTAGGGAATCCTTACTGGATGGCACCTGAGATGATGACACACAAAAAATATGATGAACGTGTTGATATATTCTCATTTGGAATCATTTTGTGTGag attattggGAGAGTACCTGCTGATCCTGACTATCTTCCCAGAAGCTCAGATTTTGGTTTGAATGTCCCTGCATTCAAAGAAAAGTTCTGCAGTGGCTGTCCAGAAGCTTTCTCTGAAATAGCTTTCAAGTGTTGCGATATCTATCCAGAGAAAAG accTGTGTTCACTGTTTTGAAAGAATGGCTTGAAGTAATGTCAGTCCACCTCACTGTAAAGAATGAGCTGCCATCTGAACTTGTTAATGCTATTTGCAATTTTAACAGTCAATCTGAATCGAATGATGAATCTAGTCCAGAGGTTTTCCTCAGCCCACCTTACCCCTTGTTGAGGACTTTAAGTGAACAAGGAGCATGTCGTCTCTCCATTGATAAATCAGCCAGTATTATCGAGCTGTAG
- the LOC129984405 gene encoding LIM domain kinase 1-like isoform X2: MGNLLHWSKGPDCTACYKQQMAPISQRLPFTKEPHSIKLVEIPADSETSNKKVKISVGCCQNQKLQHGFHELHISDVVLNKDLMSLHIGDRILEVNGKPLQNNSLEEIKKLIQTRDKPVQLTVEHEPAVLIRSQSMNFSSLLDSSQFLSSNAHALPKCSLSHRPAEQRLRRSASLPRSFIRDFKSSKAQQHDFTRTRSFRILPKNQQIFRPSDLVLGKLLGRGFFGQAFLVTHRHSGQEMVMKELYRLDEEAQQNFVKEIAVLRSLQHRNVLRFVGVLYKDKKLHLLTEYISGGTLQDYIHDSSIEISWLQRINFSKDIAAGMAYLHSKNIIHRDLNSNNCLVRKDKSVVVADFGLARVMLDKQIPRKDSGGPIRRPERKKRYTVVGNPYWMAPEMMTHKKYDERVDIFSFGIILCEIIGRVPADPDYLPRSSDFGLNVPAFKEKFCSGCPEAFSEIAFKCCDIYPEKRPVFTVLKEWLEVMSVHLTVKNELPSELVNAICNFNSQSESNDESSPEVFLSPPYPLLRTLSEQGACRLSIDKSASIIEL, translated from the exons ATGGGGAATCTTTTGCATTGGTCGAAAGGTCCCGATTGTACTG CATGCTATAAGCAACAAATGGCTCCAATATCCCAAAGATTGCCATTCACTAAAGAACCTCATAGTATCAAACTAGTAGAAATTCCTGCAGATTCTGAAACttctaataaaaaagtgaaaatatctgTTGGTTGCTGCCAGAATCAAAAGCTGCAGCATGGATTTCACGAACTTCATATATCAGA tgTGGTTTTAAATAAAGATCTGATGTCTCTTCATATTGGTGATCGTATACTAGAAGTAAATGGCAAACCTCTACAAAACAACTCCTTAGAAGAG ATAAAGAAATTGATACAGACACGTGATAAACCTGTTCAGTTGACTGTTGAACATGAACCAGCAGTGTTAATTCGTTCCCAATCCATGAATTTTTCCTCACTTTTGGATTCTTCTCAGTTCCTATCTTCAAATGCACATGCACTACCCAAATGCTCTTTATCTCACAGACCAGCTGAACAGAGATTGCGTAGATCTGCATCACTGCCTAGGTCATTTATAAG AGACTTCAAGTCTTCTAAAGCACAGCAGCACGATTTTACCAGGACTCGCTCATTTAGGATACTACCAAAGAATCAACAGATATTTCGTCCATCTGATTTggttttaggaaaattattagGAAGGGGCTTTTTTGGTCAAGCTTTCTTG GTTACTCATCGACACTCAGGGCAAGAAATGGTGATGAAGGAACTTTATCGTCTTGATGAAGAAGCCcagcaaaattttgtaaaagagatAGCCGTTCTTCGATCTTTACAACATCGGAATGTTTTGCGTTTTGTAGGTGTTTTGTACAAAGACAAGAAGTTGCATCTTTTAACAGAATATATATCTGGTGGCACATTACAGGATTATATTCATGACTCTTCTATTGAAATATCCTGGTTACaaagaatcaatttttcaaaagatattgcTGCTGGAATG gcttatttacattcaaaaaatattattcacagaGACTTGAATTCTAATAACTGCTTAGTGAGAAAA GATAAAAGTGTGGTTGTTGCTGATTTTGGTTTGGCTCGTGTTATGTTAGATAAACAAATTCCTCGAAAAGATAGTGGAGGTCCAATTCGCCGTCCAGAACGGAAAAAGCGATATACTGTAGTAGGGAATCCTTACTGGATGGCACCTGAGATGATGACACACAAAAAATATGATGAACGTGTTGATATATTCTCATTTGGAATCATTTTGTGTGag attattggGAGAGTACCTGCTGATCCTGACTATCTTCCCAGAAGCTCAGATTTTGGTTTGAATGTCCCTGCATTCAAAGAAAAGTTCTGCAGTGGCTGTCCAGAAGCTTTCTCTGAAATAGCTTTCAAGTGTTGCGATATCTATCCAGAGAAAAG accTGTGTTCACTGTTTTGAAAGAATGGCTTGAAGTAATGTCAGTCCACCTCACTGTAAAGAATGAGCTGCCATCTGAACTTGTTAATGCTATTTGCAATTTTAACAGTCAATCTGAATCGAATGATGAATCTAGTCCAGAGGTTTTCCTCAGCCCACCTTACCCCTTGTTGAGGACTTTAAGTGAACAAGGAGCATGTCGTCTCTCCATTGATAAATCAGCCAGTATTATCGAGCTGTAG